In one Scyliorhinus canicula chromosome 3, sScyCan1.1, whole genome shotgun sequence genomic region, the following are encoded:
- the LOC119963889 gene encoding neurophysin 1-like: MQSACLAVGLLCLVSLSAACYINNCPVGGKRSIMNREIRQCMPCGPGNRGHCVGASICCGEDIGCHIGTSEALTCQKEDYLPTPCEPTGRACGTNGGKCVSSGICCSEQSCAMDPSCDIRTIYSSD; the protein is encoded by the exons ATGCAGTCTGCCTGCCTCGCAGTTGGTCTCCTCTGCCTCGTCTCCCTCTCCGCAGCCTGTTACATTAACAATTGCCCCGTGGGTGGCAAAAGATCCATCATGAACAGGGAGATCAGACAG TGTATGCCGTGTGGCCCTGGCAACAGAGGCCATTGTGTTGGAGCGAGCATTTGCTGTGGGGAGGATATTGGCTGCCACATTGGAACCTCCGAGGCACTGACCTGTCAGAAGGAAGACTACCTCCCCACCCCTTGTGAACCCACTGGCAGAGCCTGCGGTACAAATGGTGGGAAATGTGTCTCATCCGGAATCTGCTGCAGTGAGC AGAGCTGTGCTATGGACCCATCATGTGACATCAGGACCATCTACTCTTCAGATTAA